The following coding sequences lie in one Arachis ipaensis cultivar K30076 chromosome B03, Araip1.1, whole genome shotgun sequence genomic window:
- the LOC107628860 gene encoding probable nucleolar protein 5-1 has translation MLVLFETPAGFALFKVLDEGKLSKVEDLWKDFSTAESARQVVKLKAFSKFENTSEALEAATLLIDGKASKGLRKFLRAHCGKDTLAVADSKLGNAIKEKLQIDCVHNNAVMELMRGVRNQLTELISGLAVQDMAPMSLGLSHSLSRYKLKFSAEKVDTMIVQAIGLLDDLDKELNTYAMRVREWYGWHFPELTKIIQDNIQYARAVKLMGDRVNAASLDFSEILPEEVEAELKEASVISMGTEIGELDLANIRELCDQVLSLSEYRAQLFDYLKSRMNTIAPNLTALVGELVGARLIAHGGSLLNLAKQPGSTVQILGAEKALFRALKTKHATPKYGLIYHASLIGQAAPKFKGKISRSLAAKSALAIRCDALGDGQDNTMGLENRAKLEARLRNLEGKELGRFGGSAKGKPKIEAYDKDRKKGAGGLITPAKTYNPSADSVIGQLASAMDEDTQQPTTDKKKEKKEKKEKKKKEKEKNEEDKETLQADGDADEEPVKKEKKKKKKDSTEDAELQNGDKDAGEKKKKRKKHEEQEEPAEMPSKKKGKKKKSED, from the exons ATGCTCGTGCTATTCGAAACTCCTGCGGGCTTTGCCCTATTCAAGGTTCTTGATGAAGGGAAGCTCTCTAAAGTTGAG GACTTATGGAAAGACTTTTCCACTGCAGAGTCTGCTAGACAG GTGGTCAAGTTGAAAGCTTTTTCCAAGTTTGAGAATACTTCGGAAGCTTTGGAGGCTGCTACTCTGTTGATTGATGGTAAAGCCAGCAAGGGTCTGCGCAAGTTCCTGCGTGCTCATTGTGGCAAAGATACATTAGCTGTTGCTGATTCGAAGCTTGGGAATGCAATTAAGGAGAAATTG CAAATTGATTGTGTTCACAACAATGCTGTTATGGAGTTGATGAGAGGAGTTAGAAATCAGTTAACTGAACTCATATCTGGTCTAGCTGTACAAGATATGGCACCTATGAGCTTGGGTTTATCTCATAGCTTATCAAGATATAAACTTAAGTTTAGTGCTGAGAAG GTGGATACCATGATTGTCCAGGCCATTGGCTTACTTGATGATCTTGATAAAGAGTTGAATACATATGCCATGAGGGTTCGAGAATGGTATGGTTGGCATTTTCCAGAGCTTACAAAAATTATTCAGGATAACATCCAATATGCAAGGGCAGTCAAGTTGATGGGTGATCGTGTTAATGCTGCAAGTCTTGATTTCTCTGAG ATTTTGCCAGAGGAAGTTGAGGCAGAATTGAAGGAAGCGTCTGTGATATCTATGGGAACTGAAATTGGTGAGCTTGATCTGGCAAATATCAGAGAACTCTGTGATCAGGTTTTGTCTCTTTCAGAGTACAGAGCTCAACTCTTTGATTATCTGAAAAGTAGGATGAACACCATTGCTCCCAATTTGACGGCTCTGGTTGGTGAGCTCGTTGGTGCTCGTCTCATTGCTCATGGAGGTAGCTTACTAAATCTTGCAAAGCAGCCTGGTAGTACTGTCCAGATTCTTGGTGCTGAGAAGGCTCTCTTTAGGGCATTAAAGACTAAGCATGCAACTCCCAAGTATGGTCTTATTTATCATGCATCCTTGATTGGTCAGGCCGCTCCAAAGTTCAAGGGCAAGATCTCTCGGTCACTTGCTGCAAAGTCAGCATTGGCCATTAGGTGTGATGCTCTTGGAGATGGTCAAGATAACACTATGGGATTGGAGAACAGAGCGAAG CTTGAAGCACGGTTGAGAAACCTTGAAGGCAAAGAATTAGGTCGTTTTGGTGGTTCTGCTAAGGGGAAGCCCAAGATTGAGGCATATGACAAGGATAGAAAGAAAGGAGCTGGTGGATTAATAACCCCGGCAAAG ACATACAATCCTTCAGCAGATTCAGTTATTGGGCAATTGGCTTCTGCTATGGATGAAGATACCCAACAGCCGACTActgataaaaagaaagaaaagaaagaaaagaaagaaaagaagaaaaaggagaaggagaaaaatgAAGAGGATAAAGAAACTTTGCAAGCTGATGGGGATGCTGACGAGGaaccagtgaagaaggaaaagaagaaaaagaagaaggattcTACTGAGGATGCTGAGTTGCAGAATGGAGACAAGGATGCGggtgaaaagaagaaaaagaggaaaaagcATGAAGAGCAAGAAGAACCAGCTGAAATGCCAAgcaaaaagaaagggaaaaagaagaaaagtgagGACTAA
- the LOC107632281 gene encoding V-type proton ATPase subunit E2-like — MKDADVSKQIQQMIKFIRQEAEEKANEISVTAEEEFNIEKLQLLEAEKKKIKQEYERKSKQIDVRRKIEYSMQLNASRIKVLQAQDDTVNAMKEASRKALSRLANDKKVYRKLLRDLILQGLVRMREPSVIIRCRESDKKLIESLIEECKKDYMDKMRLQQPPKITIDERVYLPPPPKNGNGADSLEPFCNGGVVMASEDGKIVLENTLDARLDVIFRHKLPEIRKRLLG; from the exons atgaaGGATGCGGATGTATCAAAGCAGATCCAGCAGATGATTAAGTTCATCCGCCAAGAAGCCGAGGAAAAAGCTAACGAAATTTCGGTTACAGCCGAGGAG gaattcaatattgagaaACTACAATTACTTGAGGCTGAGAAGAAAAAGATCAAACAGGAATACGAGCGGAAAAGCAAACAAATCGATGTTCGTAGAAAGAT TGAATACTCGATGCAGTTGAATGCATCGCGTATAAAAGTGCTTCAAGCACAAGATGACACTGTGAATGCAATGAAGGAAGCTTCTAGAAAGGCTCTCTCACGTCTCGCTAATGATAAGAAAGTTTACAGGAAACTCCTCAGGGACTTGATTCTACAG GGTTTAGTGAGGATGAGGGAACCATCGGTGATAATAAGATGCAGAGAGAGTGATAAGAAGTTAATTGAGTCATTGATTGAGGAATGCAAGAAAGATTACATGGATAAAATGCGACTCCAGCAACCACCTAAGATCACCATTGATGAGCGTGTTTATCTCCCACCACCACCTAAAAACGGCAACGGCGCCGATTCTCTTGAACCTTTTTG CAATGGAGGAGTAGTAATGGCTTCGGAGGATGGGAAGATAGTGCTGGAGAACACCCTTGATGCACGCTTGGATGTTATTTTTCGCCACAAATTGCCCGAG aTTCGGAAACGCTTGTTAGGTTGA